ctgtggtggtggtgggggagagaATTGCCAAACAAAATATAGGGCAGAGCTCAGGCTGCTGTGCAAACTGCAAGGCACTAAAAAGAGTCAGATGAAGGGCAGagcgacagaggaggagagaagagataaAGTCccctgttcttctgttcttttaACGACATCGGAATAAAAAGAACTTGGGCCCACAAGCCAAATCCAGACCTACATCCAAGCTACATATCCTGGGTGTGAAACTTCTGTCCAGCCTGCACAGACATGGATGTGTGAAACTGCCAAGTCCAAATGCAAATAAACGGGAtcagagctgttttcagattcCGGAGGTTTGCAGAGGATTTCATGACAcacccatgtgtgtgtggaggcccCGAGGCCAGTTTTATTTTAGTGGCTCCAAGTGCAGGGACATGATCATAATGGCTGATGTGATTGTGATGTGAAATATAACAGTGAAGTTAGGTTGTGTTTTAGAGATTGAAACCCCCACACAACACCCCTCACCTGTGACTCTCCTGAGtacatctgtcttttttctcaCCCTTATTGAACTTTGTAAAGATTTTTAAGTCATAAGAAGCAGAGGTTTTTTGTGATTATGGACTATATACAAGTACAATGGAATTTGgtaatttgatttgacagtaTAGTTAAATATATTTGGTGTAATGTAGATTACTGCATGTAATGAATTAACAGTGGGATTTTAAATACAGATCCCCTTGTGTTTTCCCTGAGTGAAGGTGtcatgtatataatatatttccGAGCTCATCTTATGCATGTTGAAATCACGAGTGGATATGTCGATCTCAAGCAAAATAGGTTAAACAGGGACAGTGCAATCAGACAGAAAGCATCCGCAAGCCTTGTTAGAGCTTAATGTAGGCTAATCAATACCATAATTAGGTCATGAAAACGTCCGTCATTGTTCGGAGCGCAGCACGCAGGCTGTATCAAAACACTGATGTAAGTAGGGTTTAAGGAAAAGGGGTTTGCGataaatgtatgaaaatcaTCTTCTGAGCTGAGGATGTATTTCATGATTTTCTGCTCCATAAACTAATGATTGCTGCATCGGggcctgttgtgttttcatcacgcTGCCGTGTCGGTTGTCTCCCTTCAAGGTCGGATCTAATCACTGTCGTCTCAGGTGCTACAAATGAGATGTCAGCCAGTTTGCCAGAATTCAGAATAGGCCGTCCAGAGGTCTCATGTGAGGATCGACCAGTCCCACTGCTGAGAATTTACCAGTCTGGCATTCTTCCACTATGGCCTTGGTCATAAAATATTAACCCAGACATGTTTCCAAAggtatttaaaatgcaaatggaGGCTTCGCTCTTTGCCACCTGTCAAATTGACACATAAATACGTCACTTAATTccccaaacaaaaaaattactCTACAAGATTTCAACATTCACACAATCTTTAATATATACATTTGCATTTGCCTTGCTGTGCTGCTTTGACACCACCATCACATCACAATAATGCTGTTtccatttatacatttaatatattcaAGGACGGCAGGCCATGACATTCCCAGTGTCGAATCAATATCATATCCTGTAATGAGGCAAAGATTTTTCGTGTATTGTTAACAGATATGGTTTGATACAGTTTCAATCATGCCGTGTTTGCACCGCTGGTAACAGTAAATATGGATTATATATTacagaatgtaaacacaaatcATATATTACAATTACTAGAGCATTAATAATGCCTATCCTGAAGAGGAAAGGTGAAATAATTGATGATGAGGCTCGAAGCAAGGCTGAtggatttgtattatttcagcGCAGTATTCTAAAATCTATCTAAAACCCAATATGTGGGTCGAGCTAATGAGATCAAGGATTTTGGAAGTAGTGCTAAAATTTAATGTTGTGAGATAAACTTGTGCTTCAGAGCCTTCAGAGCCTTCAGAGCCTTCAGAGCCTCCGTACCCAAGCAAAACAATGACACACGGAGGACGACATTTAAAAGCGTTCATTTTCTCACCAAATCTGAAAAGCTGATCTTACAAAAGCGCAGGACACAGTAAAAAATGGAACAGACAAAACCTCACAGACAGTATTTAGCTTTGTTTCTACAGCACCATTCCAGCACAGTGTCGCCTTTGTGATGGTAAAACTAAATGATGTGGAGATGAACATctgctgaacacaaacagacaaaaaaacgtCTAAATTGGAAAACTGCTGGTGAACATTCCTGTGCATTCACATATACTACATGAGAAATGTTAAACTCTAACTAATAATAGTACAttaataaagtcattatttaaacatttcagcataaaaggcagaaaaacatCACTTTGTATGAGCATATCAGGCTCTATTTTAACAATCTAAGCACATGGAGCGAGTGCAttaagggcccaaacagttaAAGATTGGCAAAGATTGTTGCACCAGGCGCATTGGGTACGAAAGGGTTTTACTTAGTCTCTGAATAAATCATGGGTGTCCTTGGTAACATGCTATAAGCCAATCAGAGTGCCGTCTCCTATTTCCTATAAAAGCCTGGCATGCTTGCCCCACAGCCGATTACAATAATAAAGGCACATTTGCCAGGTTGTATGGAAAAACCATCTGCTCATGCAATCGGAGTGAAAGCGCACAAGTAAACCACCTAGAGCAACAACAGGATCCCTGAGGTGAAGCAGGTGTGGAAAGCACAGTGTCTGCACGTTGTGCATCCACCTATAGTTGGTCTATTTCACTATCCTGATCGTGTACCATAACAGTAAAATACTGCACCTTAGACTTCAGACCAGATGTTTGTTGGTCAACAGCACAAGAATGAAATGCACCAAAAACACACCTGACCTCACCTCATGTTAAGATCAACACGTCCATGGTCGCTCAGATGGAGACAAGAGCATTTACTATTAAACAACGTGGCCACTGGATGGGAAAATTACAACTGTGTCGCTCTGAAATTTGCAAAGACCCTGGCATCATGCCATCGTCTGTGGGAATAAAAGAAGCTATTCAATCTGGCCCCAAGATCGTGTGACCTCAGACTAGCTACTAATGCACCAAATGGACAGAATTGCACTTTTAATTGCACCTCTTTTCCCCTTACACTGAATCAATTAAACCTGTACAGTAGAGAGAGCCATGCAAACAATGAGGGTCAAAGAGTTGCAAAGTGAGAGGAGTAGCTGTGGAACCCTGAATGCCCAAAAACACTCCCCCAACTTTGCAACTCCACTGATCCTTTGTGGCATTAATTACCAATCCTCGGTTTAAGATTGAGCATTAATGGGCCACCACACGACGACGCTGTCTTGGTGCTAGTTTGTTGGCAAGCAGACAAGCCAGGACAATGCCTCCAATCTGGGTGAAGGCTAATCCTAACACAGTGGCAGCAATGTGGAAGACGTTGTCGTTGACCAGACTGAAGACTTTACGGAAGCAGCCGTGTGGATGGATTCCTGCAGCAACTACTTCGTCGCTATCATCTGACAGAAGAGGACGATTCTTGCAACCCTTGCGCCTGGCACAGCAGCTGTCCGGCAGGGACACCGAGGAACTGTTCTCATAAGGCAGGAAGGTCATATGTTGGGAAGCCCAATCTGAAGTGAGCCAGTCACGCCAACCCTCAGCTCCACAACACTCCAGGGCCCTCTGAAGGCTGTCCAGAGCATCGGCACGGCCCTCATCCTCTGTGTAGCCGGCCACCGCTCGCTGTAAGCCACTGCGAAATCCTCCAGCAATATCTTCACGGTAGAAGAGGCCCGAGAGTCCAGCTGCCAAACCGGCTATAAGTGCAGCAAGTTGGAAGAACCCATACGCCCTCAGCACGCAAGGCAGGTTTGCAGCCACCCCCAGACAACCTAAAAAGCCCCAAGTGGTGACGGCAGCACCTGTGGACAGGAGGATGATTGGGGCGTTGGGGTAGCGATTGGCAGACAACAGCATGAAGTCTGCCAGTGAAATCTGAGCCCAAACACCCAGGGTGAAGAGGGCCAAGCCGGCTGCCCAGAAAAGGCAGCTGAAAGCGAGGAGTCCCAGGCGCAGGAGGTGCATGACTCCCACTGGGCGGCAGCAGGGTGGGGGAGTCCCCACAGGTGGAGGTGCGGGGGGAGCCAGGGAGGCCTCTGAGCACATAGACAAGGATAGTCGCTGATGCTGGTGGTGGgactgctcctcctgctcttggTAGGGGGACAGCAGGTAGCCAGGGATGGCAGAGGGtcgacgaggaagaggaggaggagtgagtaGGTTGAGACCCTGTGGACAGGACAGTCTTCGCACCGCTAACTGCTCGCGCTCCCAGTCCAAAGCTCGTCTGCTGGGACTCGGCCGAGCTGACAGCGAGTCGTACGGCAGTGCAGAGCTCATGATCCCTGCTAAGGCTTTAAGtactcccctctctctcttttacacactcaccttctcttctttcctttatCAATACTTTCACACTCGTCTTCCTCCAACACACAAGCTCCCTCCCACCTCTTTATGACTGGTTATTAAGCCACCAGCAAGACGACCAGCAGCGACTGGACAGTAAATCTTGCTGATGGGTGCTGCGTCGTGCCGTTATCTTCCTCCGCAGCCCCCTTGTTTCCTCcctatttatctgtttatttcgGGCGTTCTTTCCACCTGCATGGTCACCAGCTCTCGGAATTTCTCCGCTGACAGTCACATCCAGACATCTGCTCGCGCACTGCTGCCCCTCGCTCGCGTAAAGGCAAGAGGTGAGTGCAGTGGGATGGACTGAGGAGTCCGTCTATGCACCCCCTCTCTCGGTGTGGAGGAGAGTTTGACTTTGGTCcatttgtgaaataaatgatgGGAGAAAAATATCCTTTACTTTACACT
The sequence above is a segment of the Hippoglossus stenolepis isolate QCI-W04-F060 chromosome 22, HSTE1.2, whole genome shotgun sequence genome. Coding sequences within it:
- the LOC118101352 gene encoding tetraspanin-7, which gives rise to MSSALPYDSLSARPSPSRRALDWEREQLAVRRLSCPQGLNLLTPPPLPRRPSAIPGYLLSPYQEQEEQSHHQHQRLSLSMCSEASLAPPAPPPVGTPPPCCRPVGVMHLLRLGLLAFSCLFWAAGLALFTLGVWAQISLADFMLLSANRYPNAPIILLSTGAAVTTWGFLGCLGVAANLPCVLRAYGFFQLAALIAGLAAGLSGLFYREDIAGGFRSGLQRAVAGYTEDEGRADALDSLQRALECCGAEGWRDWLTSDWASQHMTFLPYENSSSVSLPDSCCARRKGCKNRPLLSDDSDEVVAAGIHPHGCFRKVFSLVNDNVFHIAATVLGLAFTQIGGIVLACLLANKLAPRQRRRVVAH